tggagagcaaGTAGGAGGCAGGGACTAAGTGGAGAAATCCTACAAATCACAATCCCATCAATTCAGCCCCACGTCTAGAGGGGTTGTTGAGGTCTCCCCCTTCCTTGCTCATTCATCTGAGTGTGAGTGAAAATTAAAGATAGAGGTAATAGTCCGCTGTTGCTTTTCCAAATGTTGGCAagtggtgctttttttttcttttttatggagggggggtggtgggggaggaaggagggagctgATTGatattattttcctctgctgctgggattctttctggttaaaaaaaaaaaaaaggggggggggaggaggtaaAAGCTGAATGGatgtggcggggggggggggggagaaatgAAGGGAGGGGGGTAAGTGTGTGGAGAGCGGGGGAAACGAgaggattaaaaagaaaaccaggagcAGAAGAGGAGGGATGACAAGAGCCTGCAGGTGCAGGGAGGCAAAATTCCCTGCAGGGGTCATGTGCTCTGGGAGCCGGAGATCCTCCGCTCCCCGGAGGCTGCCGGCGGGCAGGGGCGCGGCGCGGCCCGCGGGGGCGGCTCGGCGGGGGCTGCGGCCACCCCGCCCGGCACCTGCGGGAGCGGCGCggagcggggctgcggggcgcCGCAgccggctggcagcagccagcgGTAACTCGCACCTTGCAAACTCCGCCGCGGAGTCAGTACCCCCGCAGTCGGTCTTTCTCGCTCCCTTTGTAACCCTTTCAGCTCTGGGAACAAGATGTGCCCCTCCCCTGGGGAGTCCCGTCCCGTCCCCCGCCGCCCCCGACCTGCCCCCTATACAGGCGGATTTCAAAGCTTTCTGGAGGGTATTTGTtagcgggggtggggggggggggggggggggaggagggggcgaGGACACAACTTACCCTCCAAACTATGCACAATCTCGTCTCTGCTTTCCCCTTCAGATCAACTTTAAAGAGCAGATTCTCAGTCAGTCCGGGAGGCAAACaggcaggggaggagaggggaaattGTTTAGGAATAGCTGCTGCCAAGTGGGTGAAGTTCAGGGCACAATCCTGGCTCTTCCACGCTCCAGCAGCCCAGCATCTTCCCGGGGTCTGGAGAACAAGGTGTTCAACAAGTCTTCCTTGTTACCCGAAATTGATTGATGATTGCTTTCCCGCCGGGCTGGATTTAACAAAACGATGCAGAGAGCTACTCTGACGAGCAGGAAATTTTAGAGGAGCTTGCAATATAGCTGCGGCTTTAATTTATCTGTCTCTCTCTATACATATGTActtacacacatacacacctgtgtatgtgtatatgtatatataaataaaaagatATAACTCTATCAGTACAACGTTGGGTCCACAGGTTCTTAGAAAAGCTTGCCTGTCGGCTGCGTGGAAGTTAAAGAGTTTTTCTTAAGCAAAAGGGGCTGATGCTTGGACACATCTCACGTCCAACAGGAGGCAATGACGTCTGTAGCTTCATTGCTATAACAGCACCAAGGCTGCAATTGCCATTCACTGAAATGATAAGGGGCGCTCAGACGTAAGCAGTCTGGACCTCTAGCAAGAGACTGAAGCGAAGATgatttttcccctcccaaaacAAATAATAATGCTAAAAAACACCTAAGGAAAGAGACGGGGAAGCAGGGAAAGGAATCTAGGTCTTGCAGTCACACGCTTCTGCAACATGATCCTCTAGCaccaaaaacatttattttttgcagCTGACTAGACTTTGGGAAATTTCAATATATTATGATTATtcgggcgggggggaggggagggtttggtggggtttttttgtttgttttttccttcctaattATTTCTGTCTCTCTTCAAGCAGGCATTGATGAAAGCCGGGTAAAAGTGCCCTCCCCCCATCTTTCCAAATATATTTCGGCTAGCGTACATTCTGAAGTGTTTATGGTGCATGCCTACATCTTCTTAAGTAGCAATTTCTTTCTGTATAGGATGCAAGGATTTTcttcccgccccccccccccccccccccttagcACTGGAAGGCACTTAGAAAGAAATGAGAATTTTAGAAGCCGATGCGAAGCAGTGGGGTCACACTCTCGCACTGCCGCGGGCTGGACCGCGTGCGGGGACCGCCGCCGAGCGCTGCCgaggcgcggcgggggcggcgggcgggcggcgctgcCGGGCGCGGGGGCGGCCGCACCTCGGGGCTGCCAATCCCCGCGGGGGCGCCGGCGCCTCCCCTGCCGCGAGCCGCTGCCCTGGGAATGACAGCGCGGGtgccgcaggagctccccggaggCAGCGGGCACCGGCACCGCGCCCGGCCACGCCGCGGGGGAGGCAGCGCCGCGCCCGCCTGCGCCGGCCCACGCGGGTCCGCGCTGCGCCGCAGCCGGGCGGGGACACAAGCGGGAAGGGCAGCCCCTTCCCCGCGCCTTGCCCCCGCCGGAGAAGGGGCCGGGGCTGACACGGGAGGCGGCGGggaaggtcctgggggggatcGCGGTCCAGCCGGGTGCCTTCGCTCCCGGACCGAGCCGTACGGGGTCTGCGGCGCCGGGGGGCTGAGGCGGTCATCCCCACCCAGCTGGTGAGGTGGCCCCTGAGTGCTGCTGTCTGCTCTCTgcatccccagccccacacctggTGTCCAGGTTTTTCCTCGTGCCTCCTGTCAGGCCCGGGGCAGGGCTTGTTTGGCCTCCAGATGGTTCCGAGCAGCACGTAGCTACTTGCCCAAACCACTGAGCCATTCTTTGCTGGAACAATTGTAGATACCAGTGATGTAAGTTGTATCGCTGCAAGCCCAAATCAGGTTCACGAGCTGCTGAAAGCACCCACAAGGTACGgggttctttctcctttcaAAGTTTGTTTTGGTTAGAAGCAAAAGGCAGCAAACAGGAGTGCCAAGCAGGGAGAGGAGGCATAAAGACTCTTCCTAGCATGGATGTTAAATTTGGTATCTGTGGTGGCCTTTGAGATATCTGCTATGATAATCTCCCACACAAAGCGTTGGTAAGATTGGCTGCATAGTAAAGGAGGAGATTTTCAAATCATTAGCAGGAGATGCTTGCTTTCTTACATAGTCTCGTTTAGTAAATCATTTATTTTTGTGAATGATTTGTGGAGGTTTTGGGAACCTAGTAGCACATCCCTTCAGAGAGATACTCTAAAAAAATTTACAGAGATCAGAATTGTATGTATTTGTTCAGCTTTAAGGGCAATCCTATGCTATATTCTATTTAATTTCATCTTAAGTactacatttttaattttttttttcacccattCAGCACACAGAATTCACAACATATCACAAAATAAAACGTATTATTCTGCATCTGTGTTTTAGGAAGTTTCCATCAAGATCTACctttacacagaaatttccaCTAAATTGTTTACCCTGATGACAGATCATATTTTTGTTACAGTATCATGGAAATCAGGGATGGAAATACAGAATAGATCATCTCCTGGCAGGAGGATGTGGGGTGAACAAGATAAATCCACAAACAATAATCTTTGAGGTTGTATCCAGCCAAACTAAATCTAACTAATCCCTTTGGGATTTTATTCCATCCGCCCTATTAGAGGTTGCCAAAGGAAAGCTTTCCATTCAGTCATTTGTAGCACTTTTTTTTAGATTTCTTCACATTACATACAAGATGAGGACCATCTCAAGGAGTTGCCTTTTCCATAGTTAAAAACCTTTGACACAGAGAATCATTAAGTTTTGgaaagatctccaagatcatcaagtccagcctttGACCAAATACCACCATGCTCACTACAACCACAGCACAAAGTGCTGTGTGTACACATGTACaacaggaaagaaggaagaagaaataaaggGAAGGCAGTACTAGTTTCCATGTTCTATACCAAGGCTGGCTTTCTACACTCACAGTCTAGAACAGATTGTGCACTTCAAATCATTTTGGGATAGtcttagaggggaaaaaagaagtggaGAAGATGGCATGTTGCTGGTTGACTGACTAAGGCCCAGAGTAGAAAAGCAAAGACTTCCGGGGTGGGGATAGTACCActttgaagtaatttttccagtgtttggggtttcttgGTGTATCACCATTActtgccaatttttttttttttttctgtaatatatATAAGAACTCTAGTAGTAATCATTCCCACCTCCAGAGGAATgctgccttccttcccttcctggcACAGTGATTAGCTATCACACAGGTAGGCCTCATAGGAAACATTCCTAATAAAGTACATGAGAGCTCTGCTATTAGTTCATTTTTAATGCCCT
This Aphelocoma coerulescens isolate FSJ_1873_10779 chromosome 3, UR_Acoe_1.0, whole genome shotgun sequence DNA region includes the following protein-coding sequences:
- the LOC138107049 gene encoding proline-rich protein HaeIII subfamily 1-like → MQRADSSTQGPPHQLGGDDRLSPPAPQTPYGSVRERRHPAGPRSPPGPSPPPPVSAPAPSPAGARRGEGAALPACVPARLRRSADPRGPAQAGAALPPPRRGRARCRCPLPPGSSCGTRAVIPRAAARGRGGAGAPAGIGSPEVRPPPRPAAPPARRPRRASAALGGGPRTRSSPRQCESVTPLLRIGF